From Anoplopoma fimbria isolate UVic2021 breed Golden Eagle Sablefish chromosome 11, Afim_UVic_2022, whole genome shotgun sequence, one genomic window encodes:
- the usp36 gene encoding ubiquitin carboxyl-terminal hydrolase 36, with protein MPIVDKLKEALKPGRKETGDEGDLNKLLASSAKKVLLQKIEFEPASKGFSYQLDSLKNKYVILNPRNEGATSQKATEPAQIKRQVSENTVGGQSDGIPTPQKMLFQGNKLTLKWERVYRVGAGLHNLGNTCFLNSTVQCLTYTPPLANYLLSKEHSRACHQSGFCMICIMQNHIIQAFANTGNAIKPVSFIRDLKKIARHFRFGSQEDAHEFLRYTIDAMQKACLNGYPKLDRQTQATTLVHQIFGGYLRSRVKCSICKSVSDTYDPYLDIALEIRQAANIVRALELFVKSDVLSGENAYMCAKCKKKVPATKRFTVHRTSNVLTLSLKRFANFSGGKITKDVGYPEFLNIRPYMSQSSGDPVMYGLYAVLVHSGYSCHAGHYYCYVKASNGQWYQMNDSMVHSSNIKVVLNQQAYVLFYLRIPESKKNADGQATKQAMLHPGKNSVSSEQIKRANLNGPLSSPQITKKLEPAQLRKIQSMDGGLGLPISRNGVSAQPHPRPSNWMSSSNGPTKLLGGPTMIDEPFKKLKKPSPQGQVQSRSITPTPSNNGVGRAEGDRKQGGEGRSMSASTSFKSLSDSSSADTSDSKDSVGTKSAPVGETPSTPRKSSNGPASPAKSVERSQSTEEQKTAKIKTPALNNIASEATSTMSPPPAKKLALSAKKARSRRPSSIDALPPSPRQLSSDPTHQNQLNPFTFASPTHTHRAGPFHSPKVQSSPFAHLSGSFKQQSPQKQSLPSTLQKTNASLSLKTNGLHSAGPKSPKSSNNLSSLVQEPDLNSTPAQKVNQKKKKKKKRRHSEVEADAEPVASPVAVTQIDPVESAGEKKRKRKKKKRKKEHEDGQTVKERECVLSHLETPNQEEDWCQGGIWSLTSHPDAEQSKQKPQLAPKTPTQCESNHEEQGRDSVQLKKKKKKKKMQLVEDLQDTTSACSAPDSTPEIKVAVVQNDTGDLETLKKKLKVKKKKKKRLKEEVGLWEESRRCSDGPNDEPEAVETTSKENATENGKISKEGTATVVVWDSQVKDGYKRSQAPASDGSELGETPTRAAPVAWDGKKTSGVVEELLSYATDKAYGANVLSWDGEVSAISRDAAEDVRHAKCDTVIDEWDEDFDRGKVKKMKNYKREKWRSGGSSIFQKIQDRRSKWSVTPGGKRVFGVRR; from the exons ATGCCGATAGTGGATAAACTCAAAGAGGCATTAAAACCTGGTCGAAAGGAGACGGGCGATGAGGGGGACCTCAACAAGCTTCTGGCTTCTTCTGCCAAGAAGGTCCTCCTGCAGAAGATTGAGTTTGAGCCGGCCAGCAAGGGTTTCTCCTATCAACTGGACAGCCTGAAAAACAAGTATGTGATCCTCAATCCCAGGAACGAGGGCGCTACGAGCCAGAAGGCCACTGAGCCTGCCCAAATAAAGAGGCAAG TTTCAGAGAACACCGTTGGCGGCCAGAGCGATGGGATCCCCACACCACAGAAGATGCTCTTCCAAGGGAACAAGCTCACCCTTAAATGGGAGCGTGTCTACAGGGTGGGAGCCGGTCTCCACAACCTCGGGAACACCTGCTTCCTCAACTCCACAGTGCAGTGTCTCACCTACACCCCGCCACTTGCCAACTATTTACTCTCAAAGGAGCACAGCCGTGCCT gtCACCAGTCGGGCTTCTGTATGATCTGTATAATGCAGAACCATATCATCCAAGCCTTTGCCAACACAGGCAACGCCATCAAGCCTGTCTCCTTCATCAGAGACCTGAAAA AAATTGCCAGACATTTTCGCTTTGGAAGCCAAGAGGACGCCCATGAATTTTTGCGGTATACCATCGATGCCATGCAGAAAGCCTGTCTCAATGGCTACCCTAA GCTTGACAGGCAGACCCAGGCCACAACGCTGGTTCACCAGATTTTTGGAGGCTACCTCAGGTCAAGAg TGAAATGCTCTATTTGTAAAAGTGTGTCAGACACATATGACCCTTACCTGGACATCGCTTTGGAGATTCGA CAAGCAGCAAACATTGTGCGAGCCCTGGAACTGTTTGTTAAATCAGACGTACTCAGTGGAGAGAATGCCTACATGTGTGCCAA GTGCAAAAAGAAAGTCCCAGCGACCAAGCGCTTCACAGTCCATCGAACATCTAACGTACTGACTCTGTCACTCAAGAGGTTCGCCAACTTCAGCGgaggaaaaataacaaag gatgttGGTTACCCAGAATTTCTGAACATCCGCCCCTACATGTCCCAGAGCTCAGGCGATCCTGTTATGTACGGCCTCTACGCTGTTCTGGTACACTCTGGCTACAGCTGTCATGCTGGCCACTACTATTGCTATGTCAAG GCCAGCAACGGACAGTGGTACCAGATGAATGATTCAATGGTGCACTCTAGTAACATCAAAGTGGTTTTGAACCAGCAGGCGTACGTGCTTTTCTATCTGAG GATCCCTGAAAGCAAGAAGAACGCAGATGGACAGGCCACCAAGCAGGCAATGTTGCATCCTGGGAAGAACAGTGTGTCGTCTGAACAGATAAAGAGGGCCAACCTGAACGGGCCTCTCTCCTCCCCGCAGATCACAAAG AAACTCGAGCCTGCACAACTGCGTAAGATCCAGTCCATGGATGGAGGTTTGGGCCTGCCCATTTCCAGGAACGGCGTGAGCGCTCAGCCTCATCCCCGACCTTCCAACTGGATGTCATCCTCCAATGGCCCAACAAAGCTGCTGGGTGGGCCCACGATGATCGATGAGCCTTTCAAGAAGCTGAAGAAGCCGTCCCCCCAGGGCCAAGTGCAGTCCCGCAGCATCACTCCGACCCCTTCCAACAACGGGGTCGGCAGGGcggagggagacagaaagcaAGGTGGCGAGGGCAGGAGCATGTCGGCGTCTACCTCATTTAAGTCTCTGTCTGACTCGTCCTCTGCCGACACCAGCGACTCAAAG GACTCCGTGGGGACCAAAAGTGCGCCCGTAGGAGAGACTCCCTCCACCCCGCGGAAATCCTCTAACGGCCCGGCGTCTCCAGCCAAGAGCGTGGAGCGCTCTCAGAGCACGGAGGAGCAGAAGACGGCGAAAATAAAAACCCCGGCTCTCAACAACATCGCGTCCGAAGCCACCAGCACCATGTCACCTCCGCCTGCAAAGAAGCTGGCCCTGTCAGCCAAGAAG GCTCGCAGCCGGAGACCGAGCAGCATTGATGCTCTGCCCCCTTCGCCGCGCCAGCTGTCCAGTGACCCTACGCATCAAAATCAACTTAACCCCTTCACCTTTGCCTCACCTACTCACACTCACAG AGCTGGTCCATTCCATTCACCTAAAGTCCAGTCATCGCCTTTTGCCCACTTAAGTGGATCCTTCAAACAGCAGAGCCCTCAGAAACAGTCCCTTCCCTCcacactgcaaaaaacaaacgCCAGCCTTTCTCTTAAAACCAACGGGCTTCACAGCGCCGGCCCAAAGAGCCCCAAGTCTTCCAACAACCTCAGCTCCTTGGTCCAAGAACCAGACCTCAACAGCACTCCAGCTCAAAAGGTCaaccaaaagaagaagaagaaaaagaagcgGCGGCATTCTGAGGTGGAGGCTGACGCAGAGCCAGTGGCATCCCCGGTAGCGGTGACACAGATCGACCCTGTGGAATCGGCCGGCGAGAAGAAGcggaagaggaaaaagaaaaagcgaAAGAAGGAGCATGAAGATGGACAGACTGTTAAGGAAAGGGAGTGTGTCCTGTCTCACCTGGAAACACCGAACCAGGAAGAGGACTGGTGTCAGGGTGGCATATGGAGCCTTACGTCCCATCCAGATGCAGAACAGTCCAAGCAAAAGCCTCAGCTAGCGCCAAAAACCCCAACACAGTGTGAGTCGAATCATGAAGAACAGGGAAGGGACTCTGTAcagttgaagaagaagaaaaagaaaaagaagatgcaGCTGGTGGAGGATCTGCAGGACACAACTTCAGCATGCTCTGCACCAGACAG CACTCCCGAGATTAAGGTCGCGGTCGTTCAGAATGATACCGGAGATTTGGAAACATTGAAAAAGAAATtaaaggtgaagaagaagaaaaagaagaggctAAAAGAAGAggttggactgtgggaggagagCAGGCGATGCTCAGACGGGCCGAACGACGAGCCTGAAGCAGTGGAGACCACTTCCAAAGAGAACGCCACGGAGAACGGCAAAATAAGTAAAGAAGGCACAG CCACAGTGGTAGTTTGGGACAGCCAAGTGAAGGACGGCTACAAACGCAGCCAGGCGCCAGCGTCGGATGGGAGTGAATTAGGAGAAACCCCGACCCGTGCTGCTCCTGTAGCCTGGGACGGGAAAAAGACAAGTGgggtggtggaggagctgctcAGTTACGCCACAGATAAGGCCTACGGAGCCAACG TCCTCAGTTGGGATGGAGAGGTCTCTGCCATCAGTAGAGACGCAGCTGAAGATGTCCGCCACGCCAAGTGTGACACTGTGATCGATGAGTGGGATGAAGACTTTGACAGGGGAAAG gttaagaaaatgaaaaactataagagagagaagtggagaaGCGGTGGCAGCAGCATCTTCCAGAAGATCCAGGACAGGCGGAGCAAGTGGTCTGTAACACCTGGAGGAAAGAGGGTTTTTGGAGTCCGTCGATGA